From Candidatus Acidiferrales bacterium, the proteins below share one genomic window:
- a CDS encoding S8 family serine peptidase has translation MSKWVLSRVGFGLAVVFVTIVVFAQVMLGQLPSRATDEVAGFQPILTEDNQGPAQQRGRLIVVANRRVTDAMVAELRNYGTVHGVIYRYNTIVVTPSGINARLAIEGLPFVKSVENDQPRYLTDVGSWDRDIIDVVDVEESGTGLAGIGNPDPREIAQTGAGVHVAVIDTGLIKNWRDFLIPSRVRTDLARAFMGGGAVAENFVPPDEFNISNPTNLWERDTNSHGIAVASHIIGFKRTVLGTPLVVDGVAPGAKIIPLKVFPNGAAFTWSSRIIGAIAYATELKVNGVVGPLAVNISIGGGSPTFLERVAIQDAIANGLIIVVSAGNGGERGMSWPGAFPEVISVGAVGWTKQFLPGTPAAPNRAFWWTRDVDNDPDGSGTSEELQSYVAGFSSRAIPARSIPFGVDPQELDVLAPGIWTVAPGGAMGTSGFFFWAGTSFSSPLTAGVAALMIEKNPNLTQADVENILKATALPMAANDSRVGVLEPFLVGGFFNPSWDTMCGSFACDPVGAGLIQGDAALAATPAP, from the coding sequence ATGAGCAAATGGGTTCTTTCTCGAGTGGGATTTGGACTGGCGGTCGTCTTCGTTACCATCGTCGTGTTTGCGCAGGTCATGCTCGGCCAGTTACCGTCGCGCGCAACCGACGAGGTGGCGGGCTTCCAGCCGATCTTGACCGAAGATAACCAAGGACCGGCCCAGCAAAGGGGCCGATTGATTGTGGTCGCGAATCGCCGGGTGACCGATGCCATGGTGGCCGAGCTACGCAACTATGGCACCGTCCACGGGGTGATCTACCGCTACAACACCATAGTCGTCACCCCGTCTGGCATCAATGCCCGCCTGGCCATCGAAGGGCTTCCGTTCGTGAAGTCAGTGGAGAACGATCAGCCCCGATACCTCACCGATGTGGGCAGTTGGGACCGCGACATCATTGATGTCGTCGATGTCGAGGAGTCAGGTACAGGGCTTGCCGGCATCGGGAATCCAGACCCGCGCGAGATCGCTCAGACTGGCGCGGGTGTGCACGTTGCCGTGATCGACACCGGCTTGATCAAGAACTGGCGCGACTTCTTGATCCCAAGCCGTGTCCGGACCGATCTCGCCAGGGCCTTCATGGGCGGCGGCGCAGTGGCTGAGAACTTTGTGCCGCCCGATGAATTCAATATCTCGAATCCCACGAATCTGTGGGAACGCGACACCAACAGCCACGGGATCGCCGTCGCGTCGCACATTATCGGTTTCAAAAGAACCGTACTCGGGACGCCACTTGTCGTTGACGGCGTGGCTCCTGGCGCGAAGATCATCCCGTTGAAAGTATTCCCCAACGGGGCAGCTTTCACCTGGAGCTCGCGCATCATTGGCGCCATCGCTTACGCGACTGAGTTGAAGGTCAACGGCGTGGTCGGCCCCCTCGCGGTCAATATCAGCATCGGCGGCGGCTCACCCACTTTCCTGGAGCGGGTAGCAATTCAGGACGCCATCGCCAATGGCCTGATTATCGTCGTTTCCGCTGGCAACGGAGGTGAGCGCGGGATGAGCTGGCCGGGAGCGTTCCCGGAGGTCATCTCCGTGGGCGCTGTCGGCTGGACTAAGCAGTTCCTTCCGGGCACGCCTGCCGCTCCGAACCGAGCCTTCTGGTGGACACGCGATGTGGACAACGACCCTGATGGTTCCGGCACCTCCGAGGAGTTGCAGTCCTATGTGGCGGGCTTCAGCAGCCGGGCCATCCCTGCCCGTAGCATTCCCTTTGGTGTGGACCCGCAGGAATTGGACGTGTTGGCCCCCGGCATTTGGACGGTAGCACCGGGGGGAGCCATGGGAACTTCTGGGTTCTTCTTCTGGGCTGGAACCAGCTTCTCATCGCCGCTGACCGCTGGAGTGGCGGCACTCATGATCGAGAAGAACCCGAACCTGACCCAGGCCGATGTCGAAAATATCCTGAAGGCCACTGCGCTTCCCATGGCTGCCAACGACAGCCGGGTAGGCGTCTTGGAGCCCTTCCTCGTCGGGGGCTTCTTCAACCCTAGTTGGGACACGATGTGCGGCAGCTTCGCCTGTGACCCGGTTGGAGCGGGGCTGATCCAGGGCGACGCGGCGCTTGCCGCGACGCCAGCACCTTAA
- a CDS encoding PilZ domain-containing protein — MAERRTSRRFQMNLPLVVRFPEPEGAKDEQTCQTRDVSFRGLYFMIERELAPGAPVEFVLTLPKEITMAGDVHIRCQGRVIRVEKPQADKKVGVAAIIERYEFLPME, encoded by the coding sequence GTGGCTGAGCGACGGACTTCGCGGCGTTTCCAGATGAACCTGCCCCTCGTGGTCAGGTTTCCCGAACCAGAGGGCGCCAAAGACGAACAGACGTGCCAAACCAGGGACGTCAGCTTCCGTGGCCTCTACTTCATGATTGAGCGTGAGCTGGCCCCCGGCGCCCCGGTCGAATTCGTCCTCACCTTGCCCAAAGAGATTACCATGGCGGGCGATGTCCACATCCGCTGCCAGGGCCGGGTCATAAGGGTGGAAAAGCCCCAGGCTGACAAGAAAGTGGGCGTGGCCGCTATCATCGAACGGTACGAATTCCTGCCGATGGAATAG
- a CDS encoding PilZ domain-containing protein, translating to MNHVKQRRYPRVRFPEGLLLAWRSCGRQEVSRATVLSAGGMFVPTRQPAPVGSIAQIILKLPKDDVRMLAAVRNVPDGHGMGMEIISMQPVARGRLKKFVEAQREMLPTLSTLARNQGSP from the coding sequence ATGAACCATGTGAAGCAGCGTCGCTATCCCCGCGTTCGTTTCCCGGAGGGATTGCTTTTGGCTTGGCGATCTTGCGGCCGCCAGGAGGTTTCTCGGGCCACCGTATTGAGCGCGGGCGGGATGTTTGTTCCCACCCGCCAACCGGCACCGGTGGGCAGCATCGCGCAGATCATCCTCAAATTGCCCAAAGACGATGTGCGCATGCTGGCCGCGGTGCGCAACGTTCCCGACGGGCATGGGATGGGAATGGAAATTATTTCGATGCAGCCGGTAGCCCGAGGCCGCCTCAAGAAGTTCGTGGAGGCGCAGCGGGAAATGTTGCCCACCCTGAGCACTCTGGCAAGGAACCAGGGTTCGCCCTGA
- a CDS encoding tetratricopeptide repeat protein has translation MNADQLQDAMTEAQAALDRAEFLEALEHLEAIAKEHPDFPDALLKLGVCYLETGHLPQAVKTLEQAVAVEPDNAQAHYLLGSAVGSSGDIDRAASCYRRTLELDPSHQKAEEFLVRAMSLMESRQHFRDALRLLKDKQPPASYAALALKELLESIAIFPESPAREELTFCVRELMRQLRDVPFETEVPESLGRWAMLCQQGHQALKFLNFPQAVPHYEEALMYREEPCLFHNFALALFHTGRTDDAIKIWLRLLAREPDFDFTTLGKIIAV, from the coding sequence ATGAACGCTGACCAACTCCAAGACGCCATGACGGAAGCGCAGGCTGCGCTCGACCGCGCTGAGTTCCTTGAGGCCCTCGAGCACCTCGAAGCCATCGCCAAAGAGCACCCCGATTTTCCCGATGCGCTCTTGAAGCTTGGGGTCTGCTATCTCGAAACCGGCCATCTGCCGCAAGCGGTGAAGACGCTCGAGCAGGCGGTGGCGGTCGAGCCGGATAATGCCCAAGCGCATTACCTGCTTGGTTCGGCCGTCGGCAGCTCCGGCGACATTGACCGGGCGGCAAGCTGTTATCGGCGCACGCTCGAGCTCGATCCCTCACACCAAAAGGCGGAAGAGTTTCTGGTGCGAGCGATGTCGCTCATGGAAAGCCGCCAGCATTTCCGCGATGCGCTGCGCTTGCTCAAGGACAAGCAACCACCGGCGAGCTATGCGGCGCTGGCGCTCAAAGAATTGCTCGAGTCCATCGCCATCTTTCCCGAATCGCCCGCTCGCGAAGAATTGACTTTCTGCGTGCGCGAGCTGATGCGCCAGTTGCGCGATGTGCCGTTCGAGACGGAAGTTCCGGAATCGCTTGGCCGCTGGGCAATGCTTTGCCAGCAGGGCCATCAGGCATTGAAGTTTTTGAATTTTCCTCAGGCGGTGCCGCACTATGAAGAGGCGCTGATGTACCGCGAAGAGCCCTGCCTGTTTCACAACTTTGCCCTGGCGCTCTTCCACACCGGTCGCACAGACGACGCCATCAAGATTTGGCTCCGCTTGCTCGCCCGCGAGCCCGACTTTGATTTCACCACTTTAGGCAAAATCATCGCTGTCTAG
- a CDS encoding S8 family serine peptidase produces MIFSLKRCGNFLLFSLLVVCVAVASQAAAAENDAEAAAEPSLEMPALWFVELQSAPVAEASANDEAKYRAKLQQEKQAFRAAAAAAGIQFKERYAYDVLWNGLSVEIAPRDLLALSRVPGVATVYPVETVAIPDPPVAMDPGESAPELLTAIKMTGADDAHAAGITGTGVNVAVMDTGIDYNHPDLGGGFGPGFRVAGGFDFVGDAFNSSGTTPGELTPVPDPDPMDCNGHGTHVSGIVGANGTVKGVAPNVIFRVYKVFGCTGTTTADIMLAAMERALADGNQILNMSIGAAFQWPQYPTARGGDNLVNRGVVVVASAGNSGANGLYSMSAPGVGKKVIGVGSVDNTHLNALAFRLATGELVGYIQMSNANPPALSGTEAIVNAGRACNVDLPLPPAVAGKVALITRGLCTFREKALNARAAGATAALIYNNAPGIFQGTVGTPPLAFPVASLSQADGLLILGKLPTTITWTNQLVSLPNASGGLSSSFTSYGVSPDLVLKPDITAPGGLIFSTIPLAQGTYGLNSGTSMSSPHVAGTVALLLEAHPNTPSQVVRDILQNSGVPRLWWGNPGLGLFDNTHRQGAGLVEIDAAINATTKVTPGKHSLGETEGLPVTRTLHLENNGIGGVTYDLSHQPAQATGPNTFSVAFFNAPATVAFSSPSVFVSAGGTANVNMTFTEPAGLANRGLFGGFIVLTPQGGGRALRVPYSGFKGDYQSILVLNPAASSFGNPLLRPSPMFGASGPITINLTNASTADDLAFILVHLDHQVRRVRLEIFDASTGRAFGRVGEFNYVGRNSLATSFFLFTWSATDRFGAPVPSGTYVIKLSVQKALGDDGNPAHWETWTSPVVTVIR; encoded by the coding sequence ATGATTTTCTCACTCAAGCGATGCGGTAATTTTCTCCTGTTCAGCTTGCTCGTCGTTTGTGTTGCTGTGGCAAGCCAGGCGGCGGCTGCCGAAAACGATGCAGAGGCCGCGGCCGAGCCATCGCTCGAGATGCCTGCGTTGTGGTTCGTGGAGTTGCAAAGCGCACCGGTGGCGGAAGCCAGCGCCAACGATGAAGCAAAGTACCGGGCTAAGCTCCAGCAAGAAAAGCAGGCCTTTCGCGCTGCCGCCGCTGCTGCCGGAATCCAGTTCAAGGAGCGGTATGCCTACGATGTGTTGTGGAACGGGTTATCGGTGGAGATCGCGCCGCGCGACCTTTTGGCTCTCTCGCGGGTTCCCGGCGTGGCTACTGTCTATCCAGTCGAAACCGTAGCGATTCCTGACCCGCCGGTAGCCATGGATCCGGGCGAGAGCGCACCGGAACTCTTAACGGCCATCAAGATGACCGGGGCTGATGACGCTCACGCTGCGGGCATCACCGGAACAGGCGTCAACGTGGCGGTGATGGATACCGGCATTGATTATAACCATCCCGATTTGGGCGGTGGCTTTGGGCCCGGCTTCCGCGTCGCGGGAGGCTTTGACTTTGTGGGCGATGCTTTCAATTCCTCTGGCACAACCCCTGGAGAACTCACTCCAGTGCCGGACCCTGACCCAATGGATTGCAATGGCCACGGAACTCACGTTTCCGGCATCGTAGGGGCCAACGGCACAGTGAAGGGCGTGGCTCCGAACGTCATTTTCCGGGTGTACAAGGTTTTTGGCTGCACGGGAACTACCACGGCTGACATTATGCTGGCCGCGATGGAGCGCGCGCTGGCTGATGGCAACCAGATACTCAACATGAGCATTGGTGCGGCATTCCAGTGGCCGCAATATCCCACCGCGCGCGGCGGCGATAACCTTGTGAACCGCGGAGTGGTGGTGGTGGCATCGGCCGGCAACAGCGGTGCCAATGGGCTCTACTCGATGAGCGCTCCTGGGGTGGGCAAGAAAGTAATCGGCGTGGGTTCGGTGGACAACACCCACCTGAACGCGCTCGCGTTCCGGCTCGCCACGGGCGAACTGGTTGGCTATATCCAAATGAGCAACGCCAATCCGCCTGCGCTCTCCGGCACAGAAGCAATTGTCAACGCTGGCCGGGCCTGCAATGTCGATCTGCCTCTCCCACCCGCTGTGGCAGGCAAGGTAGCACTGATTACCCGTGGACTCTGCACCTTCCGGGAGAAAGCACTCAACGCTCGAGCGGCTGGAGCCACCGCGGCATTGATCTACAATAATGCGCCCGGTATTTTCCAAGGCACGGTGGGAACGCCGCCGTTGGCTTTTCCCGTCGCCAGCCTGTCCCAAGCAGATGGTCTTTTGATTCTGGGCAAGTTACCCACAACGATAACTTGGACGAACCAATTGGTTAGTCTTCCCAATGCCAGCGGCGGACTTTCGTCCAGTTTCACCTCGTACGGGGTCAGCCCCGACCTGGTGCTGAAGCCGGACATCACCGCGCCAGGCGGCTTGATCTTTTCTACGATCCCGCTCGCTCAGGGTACCTACGGACTGAATAGCGGCACCTCGATGTCATCGCCGCATGTGGCTGGCACGGTCGCGCTCCTGCTCGAAGCGCATCCAAATACACCCAGCCAGGTAGTTCGCGACATCCTGCAGAACAGCGGCGTGCCTCGGCTCTGGTGGGGCAATCCCGGGCTCGGGTTGTTCGACAACACCCACCGCCAGGGGGCGGGCCTGGTGGAGATCGACGCAGCCATCAACGCCACCACCAAGGTGACCCCTGGCAAACATTCGCTCGGCGAAACGGAAGGGCTTCCGGTGACGCGCACCTTGCACTTGGAGAACAACGGCATTGGCGGGGTCACCTACGATCTCTCCCACCAGCCGGCGCAGGCAACAGGGCCGAACACCTTCTCGGTCGCCTTCTTCAACGCGCCCGCGACGGTGGCCTTTAGCAGTCCGAGTGTCTTCGTGTCGGCGGGGGGGACGGCCAACGTGAACATGACCTTCACCGAACCGGCCGGGCTGGCCAACCGGGGTCTGTTTGGCGGGTTCATCGTTCTGACTCCGCAGGGCGGCGGCCGGGCGCTGCGTGTGCCATACTCGGGCTTCAAGGGTGATTACCAGTCAATTCTCGTCCTGAATCCGGCGGCCTCCAGCTTCGGTAATCCGCTCCTGCGTCCATCGCCAATGTTTGGGGCAAGCGGGCCGATCACCATCAACCTGACGAACGCCTCGACGGCCGATGACCTGGCGTTCATATTGGTCCACCTCGACCACCAAGTGCGGCGCGTGCGCTTGGAGATTTTCGATGCTAGCACCGGACGGGCTTTTGGTCGTGTGGGTGAATTCAATTATGTCGGACGTAACAGCTTGGCAACCAGTTTCTTCCTGTTCACCTGGAGCGCAACCGACCGCTTTGGCGCGCCGGTGCCCAGCGGCACCTACGTCATCAAATTGTCGGTTCAGAAGGCGCTGGGGGATGATGGCAATCCAGCCCATTGGGAAACTTGGACGTCGCCCGTTGTGACAGTGATTCGTTAG
- a CDS encoding aldo/keto reductase, with product MSSLGLGTYLGEPDASTDEAYRKAVCRSVAGGINVVDSAINYRFQRSERSIGAALKELFAAGYSREEVIVATKGGFLTPDGELPADPAAYFEQHYIRPGILPVEEIAGGMHCMAPRYLLDQLERSRRNLGLDCLDIYYVHNPETQLPLIGREKFLARLRAAFAALEEAVAQGKIRMYGTATWDGYRRPERSHDYLSLEEIADVARSVAGQAHHFRVVQLPYNLAMPEAFLVANQPLAGKSRTILDAARALDVTIMASASIMQGQVTRNLPHFVGAALGGLETDAQRALQFVRSTPGIATALVGMTSPDHLAENLALLERPPASREDLMKLFSTT from the coding sequence ATGAGCTCGCTTGGGCTAGGCACCTACCTCGGCGAGCCGGACGCAAGCACGGATGAGGCTTACCGGAAAGCGGTTTGCCGTTCGGTGGCAGGCGGCATCAACGTCGTGGACAGCGCCATCAATTATCGCTTCCAGCGAAGCGAGCGCTCGATCGGCGCCGCGCTCAAAGAACTTTTTGCGGCCGGCTATTCCCGTGAAGAGGTGATCGTGGCGACCAAAGGCGGTTTCTTGACGCCCGATGGCGAGTTGCCGGCTGACCCCGCCGCCTACTTCGAGCAGCACTATATCCGTCCCGGAATTCTGCCGGTTGAGGAAATTGCCGGCGGGATGCATTGCATGGCCCCTCGCTATCTCCTGGATCAGCTCGAGCGGAGCCGGCGGAACCTCGGCCTCGACTGCCTTGACATCTACTACGTCCACAACCCGGAGACGCAGTTGCCCCTCATCGGGCGCGAAAAATTTCTCGCACGGCTGCGGGCGGCGTTCGCCGCTCTGGAAGAAGCCGTCGCCCAGGGCAAGATACGGATGTACGGTACCGCCACCTGGGACGGCTACCGCCGGCCGGAGCGCAGTCACGATTATCTCTCGCTTGAAGAAATTGCCGACGTGGCCCGCAGCGTCGCCGGCCAAGCGCATCATTTCCGCGTGGTGCAGCTTCCTTACAACCTCGCCATGCCGGAGGCCTTTCTCGTGGCCAATCAGCCTTTGGCAGGGAAGTCGCGCACCATCCTCGACGCCGCGCGGGCACTCGACGTGACGATTATGGCAAGCGCGTCCATCATGCAGGGTCAGGTGACGCGCAACTTGCCCCATTTTGTGGGCGCAGCGCTCGGCGGGCTCGAAACGGACGCCCAGCGCGCTCTCCAATTTGTCCGCTCCACCCCGGGTATCGCCACCGCGCTCGTCGGCATGACCAGCCCGGACCACCTGGCGGAAAACCTGGCGTTGCTCGAGCGCCCGCCCGCCAGCCGCGAGGACTTGATGAAATTGTTTTCGACAACGTGA